A DNA window from Streptomyces sp. 71268 contains the following coding sequences:
- a CDS encoding fumarylacetoacetate hydrolase family protein, protein MPEYRRILLDGAAVQAVRDGDELVAGDGRRVSVEDAHHLPPVTPSKVIAVHLNHRSRVDEFQLDLPDTPTYFHKPTSALNSHRGAVVRPEGCAWLNYEGEVAIVIGKTARNIAPAQASDHIAGYTVANDYGLHDFRDTDAGSMLRVKGSDTLCPLGPGLVTDWDFHGKRLRTRVNGEVVQDGSTDEMTWDMHYLVADIARTITLYPGDVLLSGTPANSRPVRPGDVVEVEVEGLGCLTNHIVTGPTAVRTDVGAQPTESEEVLSTALGGDWEFRGIRPPRR, encoded by the coding sequence ATGCCCGAGTACCGCCGCATCCTCCTCGACGGCGCAGCCGTGCAGGCCGTCCGCGACGGCGACGAACTGGTCGCCGGCGACGGCCGCCGCGTCAGCGTCGAGGACGCCCACCACCTCCCGCCGGTCACCCCCTCCAAGGTGATCGCGGTCCACCTCAACCACCGCAGCCGGGTCGATGAGTTCCAACTCGACCTGCCCGACACCCCCACCTACTTCCACAAGCCCACCTCGGCGCTCAACAGCCACCGGGGCGCGGTCGTGCGACCCGAGGGTTGCGCCTGGCTCAACTACGAGGGCGAGGTCGCCATCGTCATCGGGAAGACCGCCCGCAACATCGCGCCGGCGCAGGCGAGCGACCACATCGCCGGCTACACCGTGGCCAACGACTACGGCCTGCACGACTTCCGGGACACCGACGCGGGCTCCATGCTGCGGGTGAAGGGTTCCGACACCCTGTGCCCGCTGGGCCCCGGCCTGGTCACCGACTGGGACTTCCACGGCAAGCGGCTGCGGACCCGGGTGAACGGAGAGGTCGTCCAGGACGGCTCCACCGACGAGATGACCTGGGACATGCACTACCTCGTCGCCGACATCGCCCGCACCATCACCCTCTACCCCGGTGACGTGCTGCTCTCCGGCACCCCGGCCAACTCCCGCCCGGTGCGACCCGGCGACGTCGTCGAGGTGGAGGTCGAGGGACTTGGCTGCCTCACCAACCACATCGTCACCGGCCCCACCGCCGTGCGCACCGACGTGGGAGCCCAGCCGACCGAGTCCGAGGAGGTGCTGTCCACCGCGCTCGGCGGGGACTGGGAGTTCCGTGGCATCAGGCCGCCACGGCGCTGA
- a CDS encoding catechol 1,2-dioxygenase, whose protein sequence is MGEIVGAGLLAHVPTIVLPRKTRLELNEGKEVTLVTGLQQLRRDVFERDDYDTVLVMDSHWATTVEFVVAAQHRRAGLFTSEELPRGMCRMPYDFPGDPELAHHIASFADKHGTWITPIEDVHLPIYYATINLWKYLGEGLPHKRWLSIGVCQTGDMEDHLRLGRAVADGIAATPGRRVLLIASGALSHTFWPLRELRDHEASDPAHIFSPRARAADLERIDWLSQGRHDRVIDTMDAFWQVKPEAKFFHYLMMAGAIGERACTARGRQYGEYENSVGTGQAHLWFDRPADGWTGAGRPTSTAAPRPA, encoded by the coding sequence ATGGGTGAGATCGTCGGGGCGGGCCTGCTCGCCCACGTGCCCACCATCGTGCTCCCCCGAAAGACCCGGCTCGAACTCAACGAGGGCAAGGAGGTCACCCTCGTCACCGGGCTCCAGCAGCTTCGCCGGGACGTCTTCGAGCGGGACGACTACGACACCGTCCTGGTGATGGACTCGCACTGGGCCACCACCGTCGAGTTCGTGGTGGCCGCCCAGCACCGTCGGGCCGGCCTGTTCACCTCCGAGGAGCTGCCGCGCGGCATGTGCCGGATGCCGTACGACTTCCCCGGCGACCCCGAACTCGCCCACCACATCGCCTCGTTCGCCGACAAGCACGGCACCTGGATCACCCCGATCGAGGACGTGCACCTGCCGATCTACTACGCCACCATCAACCTGTGGAAGTACCTCGGCGAAGGGTTGCCGCACAAGCGCTGGCTGTCCATCGGCGTGTGCCAGACCGGCGACATGGAGGACCACCTGCGCCTCGGCCGCGCGGTGGCCGACGGCATCGCCGCGACCCCGGGCCGACGCGTCCTGCTGATCGCCTCCGGCGCCCTCTCCCACACCTTCTGGCCGCTGCGCGAACTCCGTGACCACGAGGCCAGCGACCCGGCGCACATCTTCTCGCCGCGGGCGCGGGCGGCCGACCTGGAGCGCATCGACTGGCTCAGCCAGGGCCGGCACGACCGGGTCATCGACACCATGGACGCGTTCTGGCAGGTCAAGCCGGAGGCGAAGTTCTTCCACTACCTGATGATGGCCGGCGCCATCGGCGAACGGGCGTGCACCGCCAGGGGACGCCAGTACGGCGAGTACGAGAACTCGGTGGGCACCGGACAGGCACACCTCTGGTTCGACCGCCCCGCCGACGGCTGGACCGGCGCCGGCCGCCCCACCTCAACCGCCGCACCCCGCCCCGCCTAG
- a CDS encoding aldehyde dehydrogenase — protein MSEHRTTVAGVTVDTRHWIGGQRVASPRTFTDASPIDGAPIGEISRGTATEAGAAVAAAKVAFPGWAATSRAERARILHAIADGVEKRLEELANVETVDNGALLRSHRRGVMPRVAHNFRFFADWLLTLEHEDFATRGHTNHVTWDPAGPCVLITPWNAPLMLATWKVAPALAAGNTVVLKPAEWSPLTASLLADITAEAGLPAGVLNIVQGYGSEIGDALTSHPDVRRISFTGSVPTARHIAAAAAANLTPLSLELGGKSPLLVFADADLDLAVDLAVEQYDNAGQVCLAATRLLVEEAVAEEFTRRFVARASRLRQGDPREESTDIGPTIHPRQVAKIDGFVRRALAAGARAVIGGHPGEGQYYAPTLLTDVRQDSEIVQEEVFGPVLTLQTFSGEDEAVHLANDTRFGLAATLATGDPERAERVTARLVAGTVWVNCFFVRDLKAPFGGSRHSGIGREGGTWSFDFYCDLKNTVTAPKGWRHHG, from the coding sequence ATGAGCGAACACCGCACCACCGTCGCCGGGGTCACCGTCGACACCCGGCACTGGATCGGCGGCCAGCGGGTCGCCTCGCCCCGTACCTTCACCGACGCCTCACCCATCGACGGCGCCCCCATCGGGGAGATCTCCCGGGGCACCGCCACCGAGGCCGGCGCGGCCGTGGCCGCCGCCAAGGTGGCCTTCCCCGGCTGGGCCGCGACATCGCGCGCCGAACGCGCCCGTATCCTGCACGCCATCGCCGACGGCGTGGAGAAGCGCCTCGAAGAGTTGGCCAACGTCGAAACCGTGGACAACGGCGCACTGCTGCGCTCCCACCGGCGCGGCGTCATGCCACGCGTCGCCCACAACTTCCGCTTCTTCGCGGACTGGCTGCTCACCCTGGAGCACGAGGACTTCGCCACCCGTGGCCACACCAACCACGTCACCTGGGACCCGGCGGGCCCGTGCGTGCTGATCACCCCCTGGAACGCGCCGCTGATGCTGGCGACCTGGAAGGTGGCCCCCGCCCTGGCCGCCGGCAACACGGTCGTGCTCAAGCCCGCCGAGTGGTCACCGCTGACCGCCTCGCTGCTCGCCGACATCACCGCCGAGGCCGGCCTGCCGGCGGGCGTGCTCAACATCGTGCAGGGTTACGGCTCGGAGATCGGCGACGCGCTGACCAGCCACCCGGACGTGCGTCGCATCAGCTTCACGGGCTCTGTGCCCACCGCCCGGCACATCGCCGCCGCGGCCGCCGCGAACCTCACCCCGCTCAGCCTCGAACTCGGCGGCAAGTCCCCACTGCTGGTCTTCGCCGACGCGGACCTGGACCTGGCCGTCGATCTCGCCGTCGAGCAGTACGACAACGCCGGCCAGGTGTGCCTGGCGGCCACCCGCCTCCTGGTGGAGGAGGCCGTGGCCGAGGAGTTCACCCGCCGCTTCGTCGCCAGGGCCTCCCGGCTGAGGCAGGGCGACCCCCGGGAGGAGTCCACCGACATCGGGCCCACCATCCACCCCCGTCAGGTCGCGAAGATCGACGGCTTCGTACGGCGGGCCCTGGCGGCCGGCGCCCGTGCCGTCATCGGCGGGCACCCGGGCGAGGGCCAGTACTACGCGCCCACGCTGCTGACCGACGTGCGGCAGGACTCCGAGATCGTGCAGGAAGAGGTCTTCGGCCCGGTCCTGACCCTGCAGACCTTCAGCGGCGAGGACGAGGCCGTCCACCTGGCCAACGACACCCGCTTCGGCCTGGCCGCCACGCTCGCCACCGGCGACCCCGAGCGCGCCGAACGGGTCACCGCCCGTCTGGTCGCCGGCACCGTCTGGGTCAACTGCTTCTTCGTCCGCGACCTCAAGGCGCCCTTCGGCGGCTCCCGCCACTCCGGCATCGGCCGCGAGGGTGGCACCTGGAGCTTCGACTTCTACTGCGACCTCAAGAACACGGTCACCGCGCCGAAGGGCTGGAGGCACCATGGGTGA
- a CDS encoding acetoacetate decarboxylase family protein codes for MTRVRGYFHPKTATGDASLIPPPPWRYSGDLLTVEYRTDPARVRELLPQPLELADDDPGAVALIWADWQSCAASGRELLDPVLAQYKEAFAVVRCKYGERTYTRCVYIWVDKDFAIARGLHQGYPKKLGSIHQTRPHPYGPAPRIEAGARFGATLAAADRRLAQAVVTLREPSPTNGFVNGHPMAHHRWLPSIEKGGGLALDELVESGAAAFEGGQPWVGEAELELFDAPTEELARLEIHEPIAAYYQQVGVVWDGGRLLASHTSGAQ; via the coding sequence GTGACCAGGGTGCGTGGATACTTCCACCCCAAGACCGCGACGGGCGACGCGTCGCTGATCCCCCCGCCGCCGTGGCGCTACTCGGGTGACCTGCTGACCGTCGAGTACCGCACCGACCCCGCCCGGGTGCGCGAGCTGCTGCCCCAGCCGCTGGAGCTCGCCGACGACGACCCCGGCGCGGTGGCGCTGATCTGGGCCGACTGGCAGTCCTGCGCCGCCTCGGGGCGGGAGCTGCTCGACCCGGTGCTTGCCCAGTACAAGGAGGCGTTCGCCGTCGTCCGCTGCAAGTACGGCGAGCGGACCTACACCCGCTGCGTCTACATCTGGGTCGACAAGGACTTCGCCATCGCCCGTGGGCTGCACCAGGGTTACCCGAAGAAGCTCGGCTCCATCCACCAGACCCGCCCGCACCCCTACGGACCCGCCCCGCGGATAGAGGCCGGCGCCCGGTTCGGCGCCACCCTGGCCGCCGCGGACCGGCGCCTGGCCCAGGCCGTCGTCACCCTGCGCGAACCCTCCCCGACGAACGGGTTCGTCAACGGCCACCCGATGGCCCACCACCGCTGGCTGCCCTCCATCGAGAAGGGCGGCGGCCTGGCCCTGGACGAGTTGGTCGAGTCCGGCGCCGCCGCCTTCGAGGGCGGGCAACCCTGGGTGGGGGAGGCCGAACTGGAGCTGTTCGACGCGCCCACCGAGGAACTGGCCCGCCTGGAGATCCACGAGCCGATCGCCGCCTACTACCAGCAGGTCGGCGTGGTCTGGGACGGCGGCCGACTCCTGGCCTCCCACACCTCGGGCGCCCAGTGA
- a CDS encoding FAD-dependent oxidoreductase: MRAPIVVVGASLAGLRAAEQLRAVGWEGPITLVGDEPHPPYNRPPLSKAFLAGTASPASLTLRPRASLADATWLLGTRAVRADLDRRTVDLADGRVLPYRALVIATGTRPRRLTCPGPSVGRHTLRTIADARRLRAALAEPGARVVVVGAGFIGCEVAATVSTLGAADVTVVDPLPLPMLGPLGESLATELRHRHERRGVRFALGRHVTGFAGRDRVTGVRLDDGSTLAADVVVESVGSLANTEWLAGNGLDLTDGVLTDTHLRVGGRPDVVAVGDIARFPGLRYDGVPRRVEHWSIPTDTARHAARVLAAHLADAEAGAPAGAGPVRANNGAGADLATRTDMGTAVGGELAPFAPLPTFWSDQHDFRLQSFGAPALGTADARVLYGEPSRDVVGYHQGGRLVGVVALGGQAAVAVAARHRATLLQQSPTT, encoded by the coding sequence GTGCGCGCCCCCATCGTCGTGGTCGGCGCGTCCCTGGCCGGCCTGCGCGCCGCCGAGCAACTGCGCGCCGTCGGCTGGGAAGGGCCGATCACCCTCGTCGGGGACGAGCCCCACCCGCCGTACAACCGACCGCCGTTGTCCAAGGCGTTCCTCGCCGGCACGGCGTCTCCTGCCTCCCTCACCCTGCGGCCGCGAGCCAGCCTGGCCGACGCGACCTGGCTGCTGGGCACCCGAGCCGTCCGGGCCGACCTCGACCGCCGCACTGTCGACCTGGCCGACGGCCGGGTGCTGCCCTACCGCGCTCTGGTCATCGCCACCGGCACCCGCCCACGCCGGCTGACCTGCCCCGGTCCGTCGGTCGGCCGACACACCCTGCGCACCATCGCCGACGCGCGGCGGCTGCGCGCCGCACTGGCCGAGCCGGGCGCGCGCGTCGTCGTAGTGGGGGCCGGGTTCATCGGCTGCGAGGTCGCCGCCACCGTCAGCACGCTCGGCGCGGCCGACGTCACGGTCGTCGACCCGCTGCCGCTGCCCATGCTCGGCCCCCTGGGTGAGTCGCTCGCCACGGAGCTACGCCACCGCCACGAGCGGCGCGGCGTACGCTTCGCCCTCGGCAGGCACGTGACCGGCTTCGCGGGCCGGGATCGCGTCACCGGCGTACGCCTGGACGACGGCAGCACGCTGGCCGCGGACGTGGTGGTGGAGTCGGTGGGTTCGCTCGCCAACACCGAGTGGCTGGCCGGCAACGGGCTCGACCTGACCGACGGCGTGCTCACCGACACGCACCTGCGGGTCGGCGGGCGGCCCGATGTGGTCGCCGTCGGCGACATCGCCCGCTTCCCGGGCCTGCGCTACGACGGCGTGCCCCGCCGCGTCGAGCACTGGTCGATCCCCACCGACACCGCCAGGCACGCCGCCAGGGTGCTCGCCGCCCACCTCGCCGACGCCGAAGCCGGGGCCCCAGCCGGCGCCGGGCCCGTCCGAGCCAACAACGGTGCCGGAGCGGACCTCGCGACCAGAACCGACATGGGGACCGCCGTTGGCGGCGAGTTGGCGCCCTTCGCGCCCCTGCCGACCTTCTGGAGCGACCAGCACGACTTCCGCCTGCAGTCCTTCGGCGCCCCGGCCCTCGGCACAGCGGACGCCAGGGTCCTGTACGGCGAACCCAGCCGGGACGTCGTCGGCTACCACCAGGGTGGCCGACTGGTCGGTGTGGTCGCCCTCGGGGGTCAGGCGGCCGTCGCGGTCGCGGCCCGACACCGCGCCACCCTCCTCCAGCAGTCCCCGACCACCTAG
- a CDS encoding ferredoxin codes for MKVVVDMNKCQDHGQCVFAAPEVFRFDDAGRLTHLPNPDDALSDAVEEAADVCPLQAIRIEH; via the coding sequence ATGAAGGTCGTCGTCGACATGAACAAGTGCCAGGACCACGGCCAGTGCGTCTTCGCCGCGCCCGAGGTCTTCCGCTTCGATGACGCCGGGCGCCTGACCCACCTTCCGAACCCCGACGACGCGTTGAGCGACGCGGTGGAAGAGGCGGCCGACGTCTGCCCGTTGCAGGCCATCCGGATCGAGCACTGA